The following proteins are encoded in a genomic region of Micromonospora olivasterospora:
- a CDS encoding sulfite exporter TauE/SafE family protein — translation MVHELLVLVAASAAAFTLAALSAVAGFGGGVLLLPVFTALFGLRVAVPMLTLTQLSSNASRVWLNRHHLRWPLIGWFAAGAVPLAIAGGLLLAHAPLRPLKRLLGVFLIGVVIWRRLNPHPRKPRDRTFAAVGAASGLGSALLGSVGPLTAPFFLAGL, via the coding sequence ATGGTGCACGAGCTGCTGGTCCTGGTCGCCGCGTCCGCCGCCGCGTTCACCCTGGCCGCGTTGTCCGCGGTCGCAGGGTTCGGCGGCGGGGTGTTGCTGCTGCCGGTGTTCACCGCCCTGTTCGGGCTGCGCGTGGCCGTGCCGATGCTGACCCTCACCCAACTGTCCAGCAACGCCTCCCGGGTCTGGCTCAACCGCCACCATCTGCGCTGGCCCCTGATCGGCTGGTTCGCCGCCGGCGCCGTCCCCCTGGCCATCGCCGGCGGGCTGTTGCTGGCCCACGCCCCCCTTCGCCCTCTCAAGCGCCTGCTCGGCGTGTTCCTCATCGGCGTGGTCATCTGGCGACGCCTCAACCCACACCCCCGCAAACCCCGCGACCGGACCTTCGCCGCCGTCGGCGCCGCCTCCGGCCTCGGCTCCGCCCTCCTCGGCTCGGTCGGCCCGCTGACCGCCCCGTTCTTCCTCGCCGGCCTGTGA
- a CDS encoding Chromate resistance protein ChrB gives MADDSLDWLLTVLRLPTGPSRHRVAVWRELRRVGAIPVGGGVWAAPAAPVFATGLDRVAELVHRADGQMLMLDAAARDEPSRASLIREFNAARAEEWTEFVSECDKYEAEIAKEKRIGKLTVAELDEEEQSLDRLRRWFRELKARDIYGVAEGVQAEDRLKHCTEVLDGYADDVYQAVHAPLGQEVPNA, from the coding sequence GTGGCGGATGATTCTCTTGACTGGTTACTGACGGTGCTCCGACTACCGACTGGGCCGTCTCGGCATCGGGTCGCGGTCTGGCGAGAACTACGCCGGGTCGGTGCCATCCCGGTCGGCGGAGGTGTCTGGGCCGCACCCGCCGCACCGGTCTTCGCCACCGGCCTCGATCGCGTCGCGGAGCTAGTCCACCGCGCCGACGGCCAGATGCTCATGCTCGACGCCGCCGCCCGCGACGAGCCCAGCCGGGCCAGCCTGATCCGGGAGTTCAACGCCGCCCGCGCCGAAGAGTGGACCGAGTTCGTCTCTGAATGCGACAAGTACGAAGCCGAGATCGCCAAAGAGAAGCGCATCGGCAAGCTCACCGTCGCTGAACTCGACGAGGAAGAACAGAGCCTGGACCGGCTACGCCGCTGGTTCCGCGAACTCAAGGCCCGCGACATCTACGGCGTCGCCGAGGGCGTCCAGGCCGAGGACCGCCTCAAGCACTGCACCGAGGTCCTCGACGGCTACGCCGACGACGTCTACCAAGCCGTGCACGCCCCACTCGGTCAAGAGGTGCCCAATGCGTGA
- a CDS encoding ISL3 family transposase: MVGRVVDAAAAGTDRLAGLKRIGIDEVAYRKGQRYLTLVVDHDTGRLVWAADGRDKATVAAFFDELGAQRAAALTHVSADAAAWIGDVVAERAPQAVRCLDPYHLVAWVTDALDEVRRAVWNTARGGKGGRTEASKTLKDARWALWKNPPNLTDKQKATLATIQATNRPLYRAYLLKEQFREIIAVKGADGRLLLQAWLRWASRSKLAPFVKLAKTIRRHLPAIHNMLDSGLSNARIEANNVHLRVLTRQAYGYHSAKALITMANLRRGGLCPPLPGRS, from the coding sequence ATCGTCGGCCGGGTCGTCGACGCTGCCGCCGCCGGCACCGATCGACTGGCCGGACTCAAACGGATCGGTATCGACGAGGTCGCCTACCGCAAGGGCCAGCGCTACCTGACCCTGGTCGTCGATCACGACACCGGCCGCCTGGTGTGGGCCGCCGACGGGCGGGACAAGGCCACCGTCGCCGCGTTCTTCGACGAGCTGGGCGCGCAGCGGGCCGCGGCGCTGACCCACGTGTCGGCCGACGCCGCCGCCTGGATCGGTGACGTGGTGGCCGAGCGGGCGCCGCAGGCGGTCCGCTGCCTTGACCCCTATCACCTGGTCGCCTGGGTCACCGACGCCCTCGACGAGGTACGCCGGGCGGTGTGGAACACCGCCCGTGGCGGCAAAGGCGGCCGCACCGAGGCGTCCAAGACCCTCAAAGACGCCCGGTGGGCGCTGTGGAAGAACCCGCCGAACCTGACCGACAAGCAGAAGGCGACCCTGGCCACGATCCAGGCCACCAACCGGCCGCTGTACCGGGCGTACCTGCTCAAGGAACAGTTCCGGGAGATCATCGCGGTCAAGGGCGCCGACGGCAGGCTCCTGCTGCAGGCGTGGCTACGCTGGGCGAGCCGGTCGAAGCTGGCCCCGTTCGTCAAGCTGGCCAAGACGATTCGCCGTCACCTGCCCGCGATCCACAACATGCTCGACAGCGGACTGTCCAACGCCCGCATCGAGGCCAACAACGTCCACCTGCGCGTGCTGACCCGCCAGGCCTACGGCTACCACAGCGCCAAAGCGTTGATCACCATGGCCAACCTCCGCCGCGGCGGCCTCTGCCCACCACTACCCGGACGATCATGA
- a CDS encoding PLP-dependent aminotransferase family protein, with the protein MPATTPLSSLADRAVADPIAPIFGKVMSRQAADSSFVSLAAGSPDNRLLPNDLLEALVQDARQADQHLDLLNYTMPQGLPSLRAHFARLLQGQGVRCTPDGLLITSGGMEAISLAAELTLNPGDVVLVESPAFPGAMSAFQRCGARVIHVDCDDDGIIPEAVVEAIALHQPKLLSVMPDFQNPSGRVMPAARRERLALIIEDTGVMAIEDGVYTQLRFTGDPLPPLQSYAPDHVLYASSVSKILAPAMRVGALVAPPAFVEHARRVKSAYNMQASGFTQAIAARFLDPGKSFLTDHLRSLRTAYADRYRVMDQALAQHFPGSAGYTWTRPSGGMFLWLEGPNSVDFTAALDRALKAGVAYIPGSLFYFDPRRGHQAARLNYASTSPDRIPEGIARLAMALSG; encoded by the coding sequence ATGCCGGCAACCACCCCGCTGTCGTCCCTAGCCGATCGGGCCGTCGCTGACCCCATCGCGCCGATATTTGGCAAAGTCATGTCGCGACAAGCGGCCGATTCCTCGTTTGTCTCGCTGGCCGCCGGCTCGCCCGACAACCGCCTGCTCCCCAACGACCTGCTCGAAGCCCTGGTTCAAGACGCCCGCCAGGCCGACCAGCACCTCGACCTACTCAACTACACCATGCCCCAGGGCCTGCCGTCGCTGCGTGCGCACTTTGCTCGGCTGCTCCAGGGTCAGGGCGTCCGGTGCACGCCCGATGGCCTGCTGATAACGAGCGGGGGCATGGAGGCCATCAGCCTGGCCGCAGAACTCACTCTCAACCCCGGAGATGTCGTCCTGGTCGAGAGCCCGGCCTTCCCCGGTGCCATGAGCGCCTTTCAGCGCTGCGGGGCCAGGGTGATCCATGTGGACTGTGACGACGACGGCATCATCCCCGAAGCCGTCGTCGAGGCCATCGCACTGCATCAGCCCAAGCTCCTGTCGGTCATGCCCGATTTCCAGAATCCGTCCGGGCGGGTCATGCCCGCCGCGCGCCGGGAGCGCTTGGCGCTGATCATCGAGGACACCGGCGTCATGGCGATAGAAGACGGCGTCTACACGCAGCTCCGGTTCACCGGCGATCCCCTGCCGCCCCTGCAGTCCTACGCGCCCGACCACGTCCTCTACGCCTCTTCCGTCTCGAAGATCCTCGCCCCCGCCATGCGCGTAGGCGCTCTCGTGGCTCCGCCCGCCTTCGTGGAGCACGCCCGACGCGTCAAGTCGGCCTACAACATGCAGGCCTCGGGATTCACCCAAGCCATCGCAGCTCGATTCCTGGACCCTGGAAAGTCTTTTCTCACGGACCACCTCCGGTCCCTCCGCACCGCCTACGCCGATCGGTACAGGGTCATGGACCAGGCGCTCGCACAACATTTCCCGGGCAGTGCCGGCTATACCTGGACCAGACCCTCGGGCGGCATGTTCCTATGGCTCGAAGGGCCAAACTCCGTCGACTTCACCGCAGCCCTCGACCGGGCACTGAAGGCGGGTGTTGCCTACATTCCCGGCTCGCTGTTTTATTTCGACCCCAGGCGTGGTCACCAGGCCGCTCGGCTCAACTACGCCAGCACCTCGCCTGACCGAATTCCTGAGGGCATCGCCCGGCTCGCCATGGCGCTATCTGGCTAG
- a CDS encoding ISL3 family transposase encodes MRLTRLLHRQAGLERAVVEGVRLDDDTDGEVLVISARPRKGAARRCGRCRARAPWYDRGWGRRRWRHLDFGTLRVVIEAAVPRVDCAEHGPTVIAVPWARHGARFTTAFEDTAAWLAARTSASAVTGLLRIAWRSVVAIVGRVVDAAAAGTDRLAGLKRIGIDEVAYRKGQRYLTLVVDHDTGRLVWAADGRDKATVAAFFDELGAQRAAALTHVSADAAAWIGDVVAERAPQAVRCLDPYHLVAWVTDALDEVRRAVWNTARGGKGGRTEASKTLKDARWALWKNPPNLTDKQKATLATIQATNRPLYRAYLLKEQFREIIAVKGADGRLLLQAWLRWASRSKLAPFVKLAKTIRRHLPAIHNMLDSGLSNARIEANNVHLRVLTRQAYGYHSAKALITMANLRRGGLCPPLPGRS; translated from the coding sequence GTGCGTTTGACCAGGTTATTGCATCGACAGGCAGGGCTGGAACGGGCCGTCGTCGAGGGCGTGCGCCTCGATGACGACACCGACGGTGAGGTCTTGGTGATCTCTGCCCGGCCGCGCAAGGGCGCGGCGCGTCGCTGCGGGCGCTGCCGGGCTCGCGCGCCGTGGTACGACCGCGGCTGGGGCAGACGGCGGTGGCGGCACCTGGACTTCGGCACGCTGCGGGTGGTCATCGAGGCCGCCGTGCCTCGGGTCGACTGTGCCGAGCACGGGCCGACGGTGATCGCGGTGCCGTGGGCGCGTCACGGTGCCCGGTTCACCACGGCGTTCGAGGACACCGCGGCGTGGCTGGCCGCGCGCACGTCCGCGTCGGCGGTGACCGGGCTGCTACGCATCGCCTGGCGCAGCGTGGTCGCCATCGTCGGCCGGGTCGTCGACGCTGCCGCCGCCGGCACCGATCGACTGGCCGGACTCAAACGGATCGGTATCGACGAGGTCGCCTACCGCAAGGGCCAGCGCTACCTGACCCTGGTCGTCGATCACGACACCGGCCGCCTGGTGTGGGCCGCCGACGGGCGGGACAAGGCCACCGTCGCCGCGTTCTTCGACGAGCTGGGCGCGCAGCGGGCCGCGGCGCTGACCCACGTGTCGGCCGACGCCGCCGCCTGGATCGGTGACGTGGTGGCCGAGCGGGCGCCGCAGGCGGTCCGCTGCCTTGACCCCTATCACCTGGTCGCCTGGGTCACCGACGCCCTCGACGAGGTACGCCGGGCGGTGTGGAACACCGCCCGTGGCGGCAAAGGCGGCCGCACCGAGGCGTCCAAGACCCTCAAAGACGCCCGGTGGGCGCTGTGGAAGAACCCGCCGAACCTGACCGACAAGCAGAAGGCGACCCTGGCCACGATCCAGGCCACCAACCGGCCGCTGTACCGGGCGTACCTGCTCAAGGAACAGTTCCGGGAGATCATCGCGGTCAAGGGCGCCGACGGCAGGCTCCTGCTGCAGGCGTGGCTACGCTGGGCGAGCCGGTCGAAGCTGGCCCCGTTCGTCAAGCTGGCCAAGACGATTCGCCGTCACCTGCCCGCGATCCACAACATGCTCGACAGCGGACTGTCCAACGCCCGCATCGAGGCCAACAACGTCCACCTGCGCGTGCTGACCCGCCAGGCCTACGGCTACCACAGCGCCAAAGCGTTGATCACCATGGCCAACCTCCGCCGCGGCGGCCTCTGCCCACCACTACCCGGACGATCATGA
- a CDS encoding MFS transporter encodes MLQTMVPVRLVSELGASPATASAYFSAGGTGGILGAVVARRLAQRLGQNHSAWLCLLVTAPFALLTPLFDSAGRIWLAAGGYLLLWAGATASNVAQVSLRQQLCPPELLGRMNATMRFLLGRAMPLGALLGTVLGAAAGARVALWVGAVGLLLSCLPLLRLGVPADRQPA; translated from the coding sequence GTGTTGCAGACGATGGTGCCGGTGCGCCTGGTCAGCGAGCTGGGCGCGTCCCCGGCGACGGCCAGCGCGTACTTCAGCGCGGGCGGCACCGGCGGGATCCTCGGCGCGGTGGTGGCCCGGCGCCTGGCCCAGCGGCTCGGGCAGAATCACTCGGCCTGGCTCTGCCTCCTCGTCACCGCGCCGTTCGCGCTGCTCACACCCCTGTTCGACAGCGCCGGCCGGATCTGGCTGGCGGCCGGCGGCTACCTGCTGCTGTGGGCGGGTGCGACGGCCTCCAATGTGGCCCAGGTCAGTCTGCGCCAGCAGCTGTGCCCGCCCGAGCTGCTCGGCCGGATGAATGCCACCATGCGGTTCCTGCTCGGCAGGGCGATGCCGCTGGGCGCGCTGCTGGGCACCGTGCTGGGGGCCGCCGCCGGCGCCCGGGTGGCCCTGTGGGTGGGTGCGGTCGGCCTGCTCCTCTCCTGCCTGCCGCTGCTGCGCCTGGGCGTCCCGGCCGACCGCCAGCCCGCGTAG
- a CDS encoding ISL3 family transposase has product MVNDTTRLLGLDGLAADRVELDSDGVPVVGLSTADEQARCCPDCGVRAQRVKGWVTTRPRDLPVAGRATRLRWRKRRWHCDQAGCPRRTFTEHVAQVPARARLTARLRQAAGAAVADAGRTIVQAARDHGLSWPVVAAAFTAHAEQVLPDEPDPVTVLGIDEVRRGKPRWTFDEATQSWTTTADRWHVGFCDLTDGQGLLAQIEGRTSSAVTDWLRQRPAAWRKQIEAVAIDMCTVFKAAVREALPHAILVVDHFHVVQLANRAVTEVRRRMTATHRGRRGRASDPEWQLRNRLTRSAARMHARHVDRLVDTLTALPTRIGAPILAAWNAKEDLLDLLATARTHPDREAISRLLHRFYTRCATTDLPELQRLATTIETWWPQILAFLHTGITNAGSEGTNRVIKTIARDAYGFRNPENQRLRTRAATTRRHRGHLNPV; this is encoded by the coding sequence ATGGTCAACGATACGACCCGGCTGCTGGGCCTGGACGGGCTGGCTGCCGATCGGGTCGAGCTGGATTCTGACGGCGTCCCGGTGGTCGGCTTGTCTACCGCCGATGAGCAGGCGCGATGCTGCCCGGACTGCGGTGTGCGAGCACAACGGGTCAAGGGATGGGTGACGACCCGGCCACGGGACCTGCCCGTGGCCGGCCGAGCGACGCGGTTGCGGTGGCGTAAACGCCGCTGGCACTGTGACCAGGCCGGCTGCCCGCGCCGGACGTTCACCGAACACGTGGCGCAGGTTCCGGCAAGAGCCCGGCTGACCGCACGGTTACGGCAGGCCGCCGGGGCAGCCGTCGCCGACGCCGGCCGCACGATCGTGCAGGCCGCCCGCGATCACGGCCTGTCCTGGCCGGTGGTCGCGGCAGCGTTCACCGCCCACGCCGAGCAGGTGCTACCGGACGAGCCCGATCCCGTCACCGTGCTGGGCATCGATGAGGTCCGCCGCGGCAAGCCCCGGTGGACGTTCGACGAGGCCACGCAGTCGTGGACCACGACCGCCGACCGGTGGCACGTCGGGTTCTGTGATCTGACCGACGGGCAAGGGCTTCTCGCCCAGATCGAGGGTCGTACCAGCAGTGCGGTGACCGACTGGCTGCGGCAACGTCCCGCCGCCTGGCGCAAACAGATCGAGGCGGTCGCGATCGACATGTGCACCGTGTTCAAGGCCGCCGTCCGCGAGGCCCTGCCCCACGCGATCCTGGTGGTGGACCACTTCCACGTCGTGCAACTGGCCAACCGGGCCGTCACCGAGGTCCGCCGCCGGATGACCGCTACCCATCGGGGCCGCCGTGGCCGGGCCAGCGACCCCGAATGGCAGCTGCGCAACCGCCTGACCCGCTCAGCGGCCCGGATGCATGCCCGGCACGTCGACCGTCTGGTCGACACCCTCACCGCCCTACCCACCCGCATCGGCGCACCGATCCTGGCCGCATGGAACGCCAAAGAAGACCTGCTCGACCTGCTCGCGACCGCCCGCACCCACCCCGACCGGGAAGCCATCAGCCGACTGCTGCACCGCTTTTACACCCGCTGCGCCACCACGGACCTGCCCGAACTGCAGCGCCTCGCCACCACCATCGAGACCTGGTGGCCGCAAATCCTCGCCTTCCTGCATACCGGAATCACCAACGCTGGCAGCGAGGGCACCAACCGCGTCATCAAGACGATCGCCCGCGACGCCTACGGCTTCCGCAACCCCGAAAACCAGCGCCTACGCACCCGTGCCGCCACCACCCGCCGCCACCGCGGACACCTCAACCCCGTCTAA
- a CDS encoding YkvA family protein, translating to MRDWLIGLAIAVVLLLASWALLILLARRLPPGILRDLAAFIPDCVTTVRRLRRDPRVPRRAKIAVLIAGLWVASPIDLIPEFLPVIGPLDDIVVVALALRYAGRQVPREVLMAAWPGEPRIIERLLGKPSA from the coding sequence ATGCGTGACTGGCTTATCGGCCTGGCCATCGCGGTCGTGCTGCTGCTCGCCTCGTGGGCGCTGCTGATCCTGCTGGCCCGCCGGCTACCGCCCGGCATCCTGCGCGACCTCGCCGCCTTCATCCCCGACTGTGTCACCACCGTCCGGCGGCTCCGCAGAGATCCCCGAGTGCCCCGCCGGGCAAAGATCGCCGTCCTGATCGCCGGACTCTGGGTGGCCAGCCCGATCGACCTCATCCCCGAATTCCTGCCCGTCATCGGCCCCCTCGACGACATCGTCGTGGTCGCGCTCGCTCTCCGCTACGCCGGTCGACAGGTTCCCCGGGAAGTCCTGATGGCCGCCTGGCCCGGCGAACCCCGAATCATCGAACGACTTCTTGGCAAGCCATCAGCCTGA